A window of Halomicrobium zhouii genomic DNA:
CAGAGCACGCCCATCTCGTCCAGTCGCTCCGGGAGGTAGGTGTCCGTCACGAAGTCCAGTCCGCGAGCGGCCAGTGACTGCTGCTCTGCCTTCTTTCCGATGTCGAGTTGCAGTTCGATCTGTTCCTCCCAGAACTCCGTCTGGAAGCGCGGGTCCTCGAGTTCGGACTCCAGGGCGTTGACGTCGGAGTCCGACAGCGGGTCCGTCGGCAGGTCGTACTCGACGATGTCCTCCGGGCGGATGCCGATGTACTGGGCGTCCGGCGTCGCGAGGTACTCCGAGAGGTGGGCGGACTTGATGGAACCGTAGGCGACGGAGCCGTAGATGCGGTAGGACCACGGGTCACCGTCGGCGAAGACCACGACGGGGAGGTCGAGTTCGTCGCGCATTCGCTTGATGAGCCGCCGGGTCGCTCGCGCTGGCTGGCCGCCGAGGTGGACGACGATGGAGTTGTAGTCGTCGTCGAAACCGTTCTCGACGAGCCGGTCGCGCATACCACCGGTCTCCACGGCGAGGACGAAGTCCGCGTCGTTGTCGAGGAATTCGATGGTGTCCGGGTTGTTCGGGATCTGGTAGCCGCCCTGGCCGACGTCGTCCTGGCAGTGGATCTCGCGGTCGCCGCGACGGGTCTGTTCTCGCAGCAGCAGCGGGCCCATCACCTTCGCGCCGGACTCCTCGGGGCGCATGTGGAAGTCCTCGCGCTTGACCTCGGAG
This region includes:
- a CDS encoding DNA topoisomerase IV subunit A — its product is MSTESDSNLNEAEAREQLLDLAADFYDQFAEGDVPRMRIPTRTKTNIEYDEEEKVWVYGDRSSTRSAKTVSGAQKLLKATYTIDFLADQLEQDRSSTLRELYYLSESWDLDEAQFNSQDESNNLIEDLEIVSEVKREDFHMRPEESGAKVMGPLLLREQTRRGDREIHCQDDVGQGGYQIPNNPDTIEFLDNDADFVLAVETGGMRDRLVENGFDDDYNSIVVHLGGQPARATRRLIKRMRDELDLPVVVFADGDPWSYRIYGSVAYGSIKSAHLSEYLATPDAQYIGIRPEDIVEYDLPTDPLSDSDVNALESELEDPRFQTEFWEEQIELQLDIGKKAEQQSLAARGLDFVTDTYLPERLDEMGVL